Proteins from a single region of Pseudomonadota bacterium:
- the kdsA gene encoding 3-deoxy-8-phosphooctulonate synthase codes for MQRQVNIGHIRMGQRPFVFIGGPCVIEGRDITLTIAERLLKITGDLHIPFIFKSSYDKANRTSVGSFRGFGIEKGLEILSEVRETFGVPILTDVHSVEEAFMAARVVDVLQVPALLSRQTDLLVACGKTGKPVNIKKGQFLSPYDIQYAIDKVVSTGNRQILITERGTSFGYNTLVNDFRSIPIMKEFGYPVIFDATHSVQKPGAASGRSGGEREFIFPLARAAIAVGVDGIFMETHVDPSKALCDGENSVALDDLPVILKTLKNIEEVL; via the coding sequence ATGCAAAGACAAGTAAATATCGGACATATAAGGATGGGACAAAGGCCTTTTGTATTTATCGGGGGGCCCTGCGTTATTGAGGGGAGAGACATAACCCTGACAATTGCAGAAAGACTTTTGAAAATAACCGGAGATTTACATATTCCTTTTATTTTCAAATCCTCATACGACAAGGCAAATAGAACATCGGTGGGAAGCTTCCGCGGTTTTGGCATAGAAAAAGGGCTGGAGATACTTTCTGAAGTCAGGGAAACTTTCGGCGTACCAATATTAACAGATGTACATAGCGTTGAAGAAGCGTTCATGGCAGCCCGTGTGGTTGATGTCCTCCAGGTCCCTGCGCTCCTTTCGAGACAGACAGACCTGCTTGTTGCATGTGGAAAGACGGGTAAACCCGTGAATATCAAGAAAGGTCAATTCCTGTCTCCATATGATATACAGTATGCTATAGACAAAGTCGTATCTACCGGAAACAGGCAGATATTGATTACTGAGAGAGGGACAAGCTTCGGATATAACACGCTGGTAAATGACTTCAGATCTATACCGATTATGAAAGAATTTGGATATCCTGTCATATTTGATGCAACCCACAGTGTTCAGAAACCCGGGGCGGCATCGGGTCGTTCAGGCGGAGAAAGAGAATTTATTTTCCCGCTGGCAAGAGCAGCAATTGCTGTCGGGGTTGACGGCATATTTATGGAAACACATGTTGATCCGTCAAAGGCGCTATGTGATGGTGAAAACTCTGTTGCCCTCGATGATCTGCCCGTTATACTGAAAACGTTGAAAAACATAGAGGAAGTTCTATGA
- a CDS encoding CTP synthase, producing MRQKFIFVTGGVVSSLGKGLASASIGALLESRGLAVMLMKLDPYINVDPGTMSPFQHGEVFVTDDGAETDLDLGHYERFTNATGSRKCNFTTGQVYDTVISRERRGEYLGGTVQVIPHITNEIKRRILDVDDGIDVVIVEIGGTVGDIESLPFLEAIRQLRNDLGKENSLFIHLTLVPLIKTADEMKTKPTQHSVKELRGIGIQPDILLCRTEGDLPQEMKDKIALFCNVEKDAVIMAKDVGAIYEVPLIYHKEGLDEKITSLLNIWSKKPDLSQWERIVNTIKHPEYQVEIAVVGKYVKLKDSYKSLNEALAHGGIANSCKVNIRYVDSEEIERGGAPVPGDVDGILVPGGFGDRGVEGKIAVIQHAREYKIPFFGICLGMQLAVVEACRHLAGFADAHSTEFNENTSCPSIYLIEEWTDRENNIQKRDKHSDKGGTMRLGAYPCKLKQGSLAQMAYKHDLIHERHRHRYEFNMSFLRQIEECGLSVTGISPDETLVEIVEFKNHPWFLGCQFHPEFKSKPFNPHPLFRDFIKASLNYGQERLKCKDK from the coding sequence ATGAGACAAAAATTCATTTTTGTAACAGGTGGGGTAGTATCTTCTCTTGGCAAAGGGCTTGCCTCTGCATCCATAGGCGCACTCCTTGAATCGAGAGGACTTGCTGTGATGCTCATGAAATTGGACCCTTATATCAATGTTGATCCTGGTACAATGAGTCCTTTTCAACATGGAGAAGTTTTTGTTACTGATGATGGGGCGGAAACAGATCTGGATCTGGGCCACTATGAGCGGTTTACAAATGCTACAGGTTCAAGAAAATGCAACTTTACTACCGGACAGGTCTATGATACCGTCATTTCAAGAGAAAGAAGAGGCGAATATCTTGGTGGAACCGTTCAGGTCATACCGCACATTACCAATGAAATAAAGCGAAGAATCCTCGATGTGGATGACGGCATAGACGTAGTAATAGTGGAGATCGGGGGTACGGTTGGCGATATCGAAAGCCTGCCCTTTCTCGAAGCAATACGTCAACTTCGCAATGACCTGGGCAAGGAAAATTCACTGTTTATACATCTTACGCTGGTTCCTTTAATTAAAACTGCTGATGAGATGAAGACAAAACCGACACAGCACAGTGTAAAGGAATTGCGAGGGATCGGTATCCAGCCTGATATTTTGTTGTGCAGGACCGAAGGCGATCTCCCGCAGGAGATGAAAGATAAGATAGCGCTTTTTTGTAATGTTGAAAAAGATGCAGTTATAATGGCAAAAGATGTAGGCGCAATATATGAAGTTCCTCTGATTTATCACAAGGAAGGACTCGACGAAAAGATAACCAGCCTGCTGAATATCTGGTCAAAAAAACCGGACCTTTCCCAATGGGAACGAATTGTTAATACGATAAAGCATCCGGAATATCAGGTAGAAATTGCAGTAGTCGGTAAATACGTCAAGCTGAAAGACTCATATAAGAGTTTGAACGAGGCCCTTGCGCACGGAGGGATAGCAAACAGCTGCAAGGTCAATATCAGGTATGTGGACTCAGAAGAAATTGAGAGGGGCGGGGCACCTGTTCCGGGAGATGTTGACGGCATACTGGTGCCCGGAGGCTTTGGGGATAGAGGGGTTGAAGGCAAGATTGCCGTCATACAGCATGCACGTGAATATAAAATCCCTTTTTTCGGTATATGCCTTGGTATGCAGCTTGCAGTTGTCGAAGCATGCAGACATCTTGCCGGATTTGCAGATGCCCATAGTACGGAATTTAATGAAAATACAAGTTGCCCTTCCATATATCTTATTGAGGAATGGACAGATAGAGAAAATAATATTCAAAAGAGAGACAAACATTCCGATAAAGGCGGCACCATGAGACTCGGCGCTTATCCCTGTAAATTAAAACAGGGAAGCCTTGCTCAAATGGCATATAAACATGATTTAATCCATGAAAGACACAGGCACAGGTACGAGTTCAACATGTCTTTTTTAAGACAGATTGAGGAATGCGGGCTGTCCGTTACAGGTATATCTCCTGATGAAACACTTGTTGAGATAGTTGAATTTAAAAATCACCCATGGTTTTTAGGGTGCCAGTTCCATCCTGAATTCAAATCTAAACCTTTTAATCCACATCCCCTTTTCAGAGATTTTATCAAAGCATCATTAAATTATGGGCAAGAAAGACTAAAATGCAAAGACAAGTAA